The Argentina anserina chromosome 3, drPotAnse1.1, whole genome shotgun sequence genome includes a region encoding these proteins:
- the LOC126789578 gene encoding NAD(P)H-quinone oxidoreductase subunit N, chloroplastic translates to MATAANCLRHGAVPVSANLQHQQPRRANCMVNMAGNRNMMLMSGHGKSSKRSGMVTSAGREIADFIGGDLVRFDLGQWLSDVEEHKALAVYSPHEGGYEGRYLNRLTYQGYYFLDLSARGLGDPETTLTKVHPVCPPHLGKQPIARWYFPPEVDYRLAALPPKAKGLVVWILEAKVLSKAELQFLALLPTLRPKVRVIAECGNWRRFMWKPLKEISGLTEMQE, encoded by the exons atggcGACGGCAGCAAATTGCTTAAGGCATGGAGCTGTGCCAGTCTCGGCCAACCTCCAGCACCAGCAGCCTCGAAGAGCCAACTGCATGGTAAACATGGCTGGAAACAGAAATATGATGCTGATGAGTGGACATGGCAAATCATCCAAGAGGAGTGGGATGGTAACAAGCGCAGGCAGGGAGATAGCTGATTTCATAGGAGGGGATTTGGTGAGATTTGATCTAGGACAATGGCTATCCGATGTGGAAGAGCATAAGGCCCTCGCAGTCTACTCGCCTCACGAGGGAGGCTACGAGGGCCGCTACCTTAACCGGTTGACATACCAGGGTTACTATTTTCTGGACCTCAGCGCCCGAGGTCTTGGTGATCCTGAGACTACTCTCACCAAGGTTCATCCAGTTTGCCCG CCACATTTAGGGAAGCAGCCGATAGCGAGATGGTACTTTCCACCAGAGGTTGACTACAGGCTTGCTGCGCTGCCTCCGAAAGCCAAAGGCCTTGTGGTCTGGATTCTTGAAGCCAAG GTTCTGTCAAAGGCAGAATTGCAGTTTCTTGCTCTCCTTCCAACCCTCCGCCCCAAAGTCAGGGTCATTGCTGAATGTGGAAACTG GAGAAGATTCATGTGGAAGCCCCTCAAGGAGATTTCGGGACTAACCGAAATGCAGGAATGA
- the LOC126789576 gene encoding sister chromatid cohesion protein SCC4 isoform X4: protein MDAVAEGLWGLADYQEQSGEIGKAVKCLEAICQSDVSFFPIVEVKTRLRIATLLLKHSHNVNHAKAHLERAQLLLKAVPSCFDLKCRAYSLLSQCYHLVGSIAPQKQVLHKALDLTASGYDIGVKLWSCNFNSQLANALIIEGDYQSSIAALDAGYVCATQIGYLELQMFFATCMLHVHLMHWEDESSVERAVAKCDEVWEFLDPQKKQQCLGLFFYNELLHIFYRLRVCDYKNATPHIERLDAAMKADLKKTQHLQQLTKEFDAINESLSRPELHHRERLALSEKQSRIQHQMASLTTFSSTSKGTLEPAYFGNMKRTVGDKLELAPPPIDGEWLPKSAVYALVDLMMVVLSRPKGNFKDCAKRIQSGMNTIEEELLKLGIIDGVREVNLQHSAIWMAGVYLMLLMQFLENKVAMELTQSEFVEAQGTCESTIEMLRGQYAHSVGCYNEAAFHFIEAVKLTESKSMQALCQIYAAVSYICIGDSESSTQALDLIGPVYSMMDSFVGVREKTNCLFAYGLLLMKQQDLQEARNRLAKGLQMTHNQLGNLQLVSQYLTILGSLALALHDTGQAREILRSSLTLAKKLSDIPTQIWVLSVLTALYQELGEKGSEMENVEFQKSRMDALQQKLVDAHSSIHHIELIDTIKIEVQQFREVNNHRSAMGPPMSVNLDIPESVGLSAPMPGHSTTRLVDIDIGNINRRGKRKL from the exons atggaCGCGGTGGCGGAAGGGCTGTGGGGTCTGGCGGACTACCAGGAGCAGAGCGGCGAGATCGGGAAAGCCGTCAAGTGCCTGGAAGCCATCTGCCAAAGCGACGTGTCGTTTTTCCCCATCGTCGAGGTCAAGACCCGTCTCCGAATCGCGACTCTTCTCCTCAAGCACTCCCACAACGTCAACCACGCCAAGGCTCACCTCGAGCGCGCGCAGCTCCTCCTCAAGGCCGTCCCTTCCTGCTTCGACCTCAAGTGCCGAGCTTACAGCCTCCTCAGCCAGTGCTACCACCTCGTCGGCTCCATCGCGCCGCAGAAGCAGGTCCTCCATAAGGCCCTGGACCTCACCGCCAGCGGATACGA tATTGGAGTGAAGCTGTGGTCTTGCAACTTCAATTCGCAGCTGGCGAACGCGTTGATTATTGAGGGAGATTACCAGAGCTCGATTGCGGCATTGGATGCTGGCTATGTTTGTGCTACGCAGATAGGTTATCTGGAGTTGCAG ATGTTCTTTGCAACTTGTATGCTGCATGTACATCTCATGCACTGGGAGGATGAGAGTTCAGTTGAGCGAGCTGTCGCCAAATGCGATGAGGTCTGGGAGTTCCTTGATCCACAGAAA AAACAACAATGCCTTGGCTTATTCTTCTACAATGAACTGCTGCACATATTTTATCGACTTCGAGTATGCGACTACAAGAATGCTACACCACACATAGAAAGATTGGATGCTGCCATGAAGGCTGATTTAAAGAAAACACAGCATCTGCAACAGCTAACTAAGGAATTTGATGCCATAAATGAGAGTCTCTCGCGCCCTGAGCTACATCACAGGGAGAGGTTAGCATTGTCTGAAAAACAGTCTCGGATACAACACCAGATGGCTTCTCTTACTACATTCAGTTCAACTAGCAAAGGAACTTTGGAACCAGCTTACTTTGGAAATATGAAACGCACTGTTGGAGATAAGCTTGAGCTAGCACCACCTCCTATTGATGGGGAGTGGCTACCAAAAAGTGCAGTCTATGCTCTTGTTGATCTGATGATGGTTGTGTTAAGTCGTCCAAAGGGAAATTTTAAGGATTGTGCAAAGCGTATTCAATCTGGAATGAATACTATTGAAG AGGAGCTTTTGAAGCTTGGAATAATCGATGGTGTGAGAG AAGTGAATTTGCAGCACTCGGCCATCTGGATGGCTGGTGTGTATTTGATGCTGCTTATGCAGTTCCTTGAAAACAAAGTAGCCATGGAGTTGACACAATCTGAATTTGTAGAAGCACAAGGG ACATGTGAGAGCACCATTGAAATGCTCAGGGGACAGTATGCTCATTCCGTTGGTTGTTACAATGAGGCAGCTTTTCATTTCATTGAAGCTGTAAAG CTCACAGAGAGCAAATCGATGCAAGCGCTATGCCAAATATATGCTGCCGTCTCCTACATATGCATTGGTGATTCAGAATCATCTACACAG GCACTTGACTTGATCGGACCAGTTTACAGCATGATGGATTCATTTGTTGGAGTTCGAGAGAAAACCAATTGCCTTTTTGCATATGGTCTTTTATTAATGAAACAACAAGATCTACAGGAAGCAAG AAACCGACTCGCCAAAGGTTTGCAAATGACACATAATCAGCTAGGGAACCTTCAACTTGTTTCACAGTATTTGACAATCCTTGGGAGTTTGGCACTGGCGCTGCATGACACTGGACAAGCAAGAGAAATTTTGAGATCATCCTTGACATTGGCAAAGAAGCTTTCTGATATCCCCACACAGATATGGGTGCTTTCTGTTTTGACAG CTTTATATCAAGAATTGGGTGAGAAGGGAAGTGAAATGGAGAATGTTGAGTTTCAGAAGAGTAGGATGGATGCTCTGCAACAGAAACTCGTTGATGCGCATTCTTCCATTCACCACATTGAACTA ATTGACACAATAAAGATTGAAGTCCAGCAATTTCGTGAGGTTAACAACCATCGTTCAGCCATGGGCCCACCCATGAGTGTCAATCTCGACATTCCAGAGTCTGTTGGCCTGTCTGCTCCGATGCCTGGTCATTCGACGACAAGGCTAGTAGATATAGACATAGGAAACATAAATAGACGCGGGAAGAGGAAATTGTAG
- the LOC126789576 gene encoding sister chromatid cohesion protein SCC4 isoform X3 yields MDAVAEGLWGLADYQEQSGEIGKAVKCLEAICQSDVSFFPIVEVKTRLRIATLLLKHSHNVNHAKAHLERAQLLLKAVPSCFDLKCRAYSLLSQCYHLVGSIAPQKQVLHKALDLTASGYDIGVKLWSCNFNSQLANALIIEGDYQSSIAALDAGYVCATQIGYLELQMFFATCMLHVHLMHWEDESSVERAVAKCDEKQQCLGLFFYNELLHIFYRLRVCDYKNATPHIERLDAAMKADLKKTQHLQQLTKEFDAINESLSRPELHHRERLALSEKQSRIQHQMASLTTFSSTSKGTLEPAYFGNMKRTVGDKLELAPPPIDGEWLPKSAVYALVDLMMVVLSRPKGNFKDCAKRIQSGMNTIEEELLKLGIIDGVREVNLQHSAIWMAGVYLMLLMQFLENKVAMELTQSEFVEAQGALVQMKNWYMRFPTILQTCESTIEMLRGQYAHSVGCYNEAAFHFIEAVKLTESKSMQALCQIYAAVSYICIGDSESSTQALDLIGPVYSMMDSFVGVREKTNCLFAYGLLLMKQQDLQEARNRLAKGLQMTHNQLGNLQLVSQYLTILGSLALALHDTGQAREILRSSLTLAKKLSDIPTQIWVLSVLTALYQELGEKGSEMENVEFQKSRMDALQQKLVDAHSSIHHIELIDTIKIEVQQFREVNNHRSAMGPPMSVNLDIPESVGLSAPMPGHSTTRLVDIDIGNINRRGKRKL; encoded by the exons atggaCGCGGTGGCGGAAGGGCTGTGGGGTCTGGCGGACTACCAGGAGCAGAGCGGCGAGATCGGGAAAGCCGTCAAGTGCCTGGAAGCCATCTGCCAAAGCGACGTGTCGTTTTTCCCCATCGTCGAGGTCAAGACCCGTCTCCGAATCGCGACTCTTCTCCTCAAGCACTCCCACAACGTCAACCACGCCAAGGCTCACCTCGAGCGCGCGCAGCTCCTCCTCAAGGCCGTCCCTTCCTGCTTCGACCTCAAGTGCCGAGCTTACAGCCTCCTCAGCCAGTGCTACCACCTCGTCGGCTCCATCGCGCCGCAGAAGCAGGTCCTCCATAAGGCCCTGGACCTCACCGCCAGCGGATACGA tATTGGAGTGAAGCTGTGGTCTTGCAACTTCAATTCGCAGCTGGCGAACGCGTTGATTATTGAGGGAGATTACCAGAGCTCGATTGCGGCATTGGATGCTGGCTATGTTTGTGCTACGCAGATAGGTTATCTGGAGTTGCAG ATGTTCTTTGCAACTTGTATGCTGCATGTACATCTCATGCACTGGGAGGATGAGAGTTCAGTTGAGCGAGCTGTCGCCAAATGCGATGAG AAACAACAATGCCTTGGCTTATTCTTCTACAATGAACTGCTGCACATATTTTATCGACTTCGAGTATGCGACTACAAGAATGCTACACCACACATAGAAAGATTGGATGCTGCCATGAAGGCTGATTTAAAGAAAACACAGCATCTGCAACAGCTAACTAAGGAATTTGATGCCATAAATGAGAGTCTCTCGCGCCCTGAGCTACATCACAGGGAGAGGTTAGCATTGTCTGAAAAACAGTCTCGGATACAACACCAGATGGCTTCTCTTACTACATTCAGTTCAACTAGCAAAGGAACTTTGGAACCAGCTTACTTTGGAAATATGAAACGCACTGTTGGAGATAAGCTTGAGCTAGCACCACCTCCTATTGATGGGGAGTGGCTACCAAAAAGTGCAGTCTATGCTCTTGTTGATCTGATGATGGTTGTGTTAAGTCGTCCAAAGGGAAATTTTAAGGATTGTGCAAAGCGTATTCAATCTGGAATGAATACTATTGAAG AGGAGCTTTTGAAGCTTGGAATAATCGATGGTGTGAGAG AAGTGAATTTGCAGCACTCGGCCATCTGGATGGCTGGTGTGTATTTGATGCTGCTTATGCAGTTCCTTGAAAACAAAGTAGCCATGGAGTTGACACAATCTGAATTTGTAGAAGCACAAGGG GCGTTAGTGCAGATGAAGAATTGGTATATGCGATTTCCAACTATTTTACAGACATGTGAGAGCACCATTGAAATGCTCAGGGGACAGTATGCTCATTCCGTTGGTTGTTACAATGAGGCAGCTTTTCATTTCATTGAAGCTGTAAAG CTCACAGAGAGCAAATCGATGCAAGCGCTATGCCAAATATATGCTGCCGTCTCCTACATATGCATTGGTGATTCAGAATCATCTACACAG GCACTTGACTTGATCGGACCAGTTTACAGCATGATGGATTCATTTGTTGGAGTTCGAGAGAAAACCAATTGCCTTTTTGCATATGGTCTTTTATTAATGAAACAACAAGATCTACAGGAAGCAAG AAACCGACTCGCCAAAGGTTTGCAAATGACACATAATCAGCTAGGGAACCTTCAACTTGTTTCACAGTATTTGACAATCCTTGGGAGTTTGGCACTGGCGCTGCATGACACTGGACAAGCAAGAGAAATTTTGAGATCATCCTTGACATTGGCAAAGAAGCTTTCTGATATCCCCACACAGATATGGGTGCTTTCTGTTTTGACAG CTTTATATCAAGAATTGGGTGAGAAGGGAAGTGAAATGGAGAATGTTGAGTTTCAGAAGAGTAGGATGGATGCTCTGCAACAGAAACTCGTTGATGCGCATTCTTCCATTCACCACATTGAACTA ATTGACACAATAAAGATTGAAGTCCAGCAATTTCGTGAGGTTAACAACCATCGTTCAGCCATGGGCCCACCCATGAGTGTCAATCTCGACATTCCAGAGTCTGTTGGCCTGTCTGCTCCGATGCCTGGTCATTCGACGACAAGGCTAGTAGATATAGACATAGGAAACATAAATAGACGCGGGAAGAGGAAATTGTAG
- the LOC126789576 gene encoding sister chromatid cohesion protein SCC4 isoform X1, whose protein sequence is MDAVAEGLWGLADYQEQSGEIGKAVKCLEAICQSDVSFFPIVEVKTRLRIATLLLKHSHNVNHAKAHLERAQLLLKAVPSCFDLKCRAYSLLSQCYHLVGSIAPQKQVLHKALDLTASGYDIGVKLWSCNFNSQLANALIIEGDYQSSIAALDAGYVCATQIGYLELQMFFATCMLHVHLMHWEDESSVERAVAKCDEVWEFLDPQKKQQCLGLFFYNELLHIFYRLRVCDYKNATPHIERLDAAMKADLKKTQHLQQLTKEFDAINESLSRPELHHRERLALSEKQSRIQHQMASLTTFSSTSKGTLEPAYFGNMKRTVGDKLELAPPPIDGEWLPKSAVYALVDLMMVVLSRPKGNFKDCAKRIQSGMNTIEEELLKLGIIDGVREVNLQHSAIWMAGVYLMLLMQFLENKVAMELTQSEFVEAQGALVQMKNWYMRFPTILQTCESTIEMLRGQYAHSVGCYNEAAFHFIEAVKLTESKSMQALCQIYAAVSYICIGDSESSTQALDLIGPVYSMMDSFVGVREKTNCLFAYGLLLMKQQDLQEARNRLAKGLQMTHNQLGNLQLVSQYLTILGSLALALHDTGQAREILRSSLTLAKKLSDIPTQIWVLSVLTALYQELGEKGSEMENVEFQKSRMDALQQKLVDAHSSIHHIELIDTIKIEVQQFREVNNHRSAMGPPMSVNLDIPESVGLSAPMPGHSTTRLVDIDIGNINRRGKRKL, encoded by the exons atggaCGCGGTGGCGGAAGGGCTGTGGGGTCTGGCGGACTACCAGGAGCAGAGCGGCGAGATCGGGAAAGCCGTCAAGTGCCTGGAAGCCATCTGCCAAAGCGACGTGTCGTTTTTCCCCATCGTCGAGGTCAAGACCCGTCTCCGAATCGCGACTCTTCTCCTCAAGCACTCCCACAACGTCAACCACGCCAAGGCTCACCTCGAGCGCGCGCAGCTCCTCCTCAAGGCCGTCCCTTCCTGCTTCGACCTCAAGTGCCGAGCTTACAGCCTCCTCAGCCAGTGCTACCACCTCGTCGGCTCCATCGCGCCGCAGAAGCAGGTCCTCCATAAGGCCCTGGACCTCACCGCCAGCGGATACGA tATTGGAGTGAAGCTGTGGTCTTGCAACTTCAATTCGCAGCTGGCGAACGCGTTGATTATTGAGGGAGATTACCAGAGCTCGATTGCGGCATTGGATGCTGGCTATGTTTGTGCTACGCAGATAGGTTATCTGGAGTTGCAG ATGTTCTTTGCAACTTGTATGCTGCATGTACATCTCATGCACTGGGAGGATGAGAGTTCAGTTGAGCGAGCTGTCGCCAAATGCGATGAGGTCTGGGAGTTCCTTGATCCACAGAAA AAACAACAATGCCTTGGCTTATTCTTCTACAATGAACTGCTGCACATATTTTATCGACTTCGAGTATGCGACTACAAGAATGCTACACCACACATAGAAAGATTGGATGCTGCCATGAAGGCTGATTTAAAGAAAACACAGCATCTGCAACAGCTAACTAAGGAATTTGATGCCATAAATGAGAGTCTCTCGCGCCCTGAGCTACATCACAGGGAGAGGTTAGCATTGTCTGAAAAACAGTCTCGGATACAACACCAGATGGCTTCTCTTACTACATTCAGTTCAACTAGCAAAGGAACTTTGGAACCAGCTTACTTTGGAAATATGAAACGCACTGTTGGAGATAAGCTTGAGCTAGCACCACCTCCTATTGATGGGGAGTGGCTACCAAAAAGTGCAGTCTATGCTCTTGTTGATCTGATGATGGTTGTGTTAAGTCGTCCAAAGGGAAATTTTAAGGATTGTGCAAAGCGTATTCAATCTGGAATGAATACTATTGAAG AGGAGCTTTTGAAGCTTGGAATAATCGATGGTGTGAGAG AAGTGAATTTGCAGCACTCGGCCATCTGGATGGCTGGTGTGTATTTGATGCTGCTTATGCAGTTCCTTGAAAACAAAGTAGCCATGGAGTTGACACAATCTGAATTTGTAGAAGCACAAGGG GCGTTAGTGCAGATGAAGAATTGGTATATGCGATTTCCAACTATTTTACAGACATGTGAGAGCACCATTGAAATGCTCAGGGGACAGTATGCTCATTCCGTTGGTTGTTACAATGAGGCAGCTTTTCATTTCATTGAAGCTGTAAAG CTCACAGAGAGCAAATCGATGCAAGCGCTATGCCAAATATATGCTGCCGTCTCCTACATATGCATTGGTGATTCAGAATCATCTACACAG GCACTTGACTTGATCGGACCAGTTTACAGCATGATGGATTCATTTGTTGGAGTTCGAGAGAAAACCAATTGCCTTTTTGCATATGGTCTTTTATTAATGAAACAACAAGATCTACAGGAAGCAAG AAACCGACTCGCCAAAGGTTTGCAAATGACACATAATCAGCTAGGGAACCTTCAACTTGTTTCACAGTATTTGACAATCCTTGGGAGTTTGGCACTGGCGCTGCATGACACTGGACAAGCAAGAGAAATTTTGAGATCATCCTTGACATTGGCAAAGAAGCTTTCTGATATCCCCACACAGATATGGGTGCTTTCTGTTTTGACAG CTTTATATCAAGAATTGGGTGAGAAGGGAAGTGAAATGGAGAATGTTGAGTTTCAGAAGAGTAGGATGGATGCTCTGCAACAGAAACTCGTTGATGCGCATTCTTCCATTCACCACATTGAACTA ATTGACACAATAAAGATTGAAGTCCAGCAATTTCGTGAGGTTAACAACCATCGTTCAGCCATGGGCCCACCCATGAGTGTCAATCTCGACATTCCAGAGTCTGTTGGCCTGTCTGCTCCGATGCCTGGTCATTCGACGACAAGGCTAGTAGATATAGACATAGGAAACATAAATAGACGCGGGAAGAGGAAATTGTAG
- the LOC126789576 gene encoding sister chromatid cohesion protein SCC4 isoform X2: protein MDAVAEGLWGLADYQEQSGEIGKAVKCLEAICQSDVSFFPIVEVKTRLRIATLLLKHSHNVNHAKAHLERAQLLLKAVPSCFDLKCRAYSLLSQCYHLVGSIAPQKQVLHKALDLTASGYDIGVKLWSCNFNSQLANALIIEGDYQSSIAALDAGYVCATQIGYLELQMFFATCMLHVHLMHWEDESSVERAVAKCDEVWEFLDPQKKQQCLGLFFYNELLHIFYRLRVCDYKNATPHIERLDAAMKADLKKTQHLQQLTKEFDAINESLSRPELHHRERLALSEKQSRIQHQMASLTTFSSTSKGTLEPAYFGNMKRTVGDKLELAPPPIDGEWLPKSAVYALVDLMMVVLSRPKGNFKDCAKRIQSGMNTIEEELLKLGIIDGVREVNLQHSAIWMAGVYLMLLMQFLENKVAMELTQSEFVEAQGMKNWYMRFPTILQTCESTIEMLRGQYAHSVGCYNEAAFHFIEAVKLTESKSMQALCQIYAAVSYICIGDSESSTQALDLIGPVYSMMDSFVGVREKTNCLFAYGLLLMKQQDLQEARNRLAKGLQMTHNQLGNLQLVSQYLTILGSLALALHDTGQAREILRSSLTLAKKLSDIPTQIWVLSVLTALYQELGEKGSEMENVEFQKSRMDALQQKLVDAHSSIHHIELIDTIKIEVQQFREVNNHRSAMGPPMSVNLDIPESVGLSAPMPGHSTTRLVDIDIGNINRRGKRKL from the exons atggaCGCGGTGGCGGAAGGGCTGTGGGGTCTGGCGGACTACCAGGAGCAGAGCGGCGAGATCGGGAAAGCCGTCAAGTGCCTGGAAGCCATCTGCCAAAGCGACGTGTCGTTTTTCCCCATCGTCGAGGTCAAGACCCGTCTCCGAATCGCGACTCTTCTCCTCAAGCACTCCCACAACGTCAACCACGCCAAGGCTCACCTCGAGCGCGCGCAGCTCCTCCTCAAGGCCGTCCCTTCCTGCTTCGACCTCAAGTGCCGAGCTTACAGCCTCCTCAGCCAGTGCTACCACCTCGTCGGCTCCATCGCGCCGCAGAAGCAGGTCCTCCATAAGGCCCTGGACCTCACCGCCAGCGGATACGA tATTGGAGTGAAGCTGTGGTCTTGCAACTTCAATTCGCAGCTGGCGAACGCGTTGATTATTGAGGGAGATTACCAGAGCTCGATTGCGGCATTGGATGCTGGCTATGTTTGTGCTACGCAGATAGGTTATCTGGAGTTGCAG ATGTTCTTTGCAACTTGTATGCTGCATGTACATCTCATGCACTGGGAGGATGAGAGTTCAGTTGAGCGAGCTGTCGCCAAATGCGATGAGGTCTGGGAGTTCCTTGATCCACAGAAA AAACAACAATGCCTTGGCTTATTCTTCTACAATGAACTGCTGCACATATTTTATCGACTTCGAGTATGCGACTACAAGAATGCTACACCACACATAGAAAGATTGGATGCTGCCATGAAGGCTGATTTAAAGAAAACACAGCATCTGCAACAGCTAACTAAGGAATTTGATGCCATAAATGAGAGTCTCTCGCGCCCTGAGCTACATCACAGGGAGAGGTTAGCATTGTCTGAAAAACAGTCTCGGATACAACACCAGATGGCTTCTCTTACTACATTCAGTTCAACTAGCAAAGGAACTTTGGAACCAGCTTACTTTGGAAATATGAAACGCACTGTTGGAGATAAGCTTGAGCTAGCACCACCTCCTATTGATGGGGAGTGGCTACCAAAAAGTGCAGTCTATGCTCTTGTTGATCTGATGATGGTTGTGTTAAGTCGTCCAAAGGGAAATTTTAAGGATTGTGCAAAGCGTATTCAATCTGGAATGAATACTATTGAAG AGGAGCTTTTGAAGCTTGGAATAATCGATGGTGTGAGAG AAGTGAATTTGCAGCACTCGGCCATCTGGATGGCTGGTGTGTATTTGATGCTGCTTATGCAGTTCCTTGAAAACAAAGTAGCCATGGAGTTGACACAATCTGAATTTGTAGAAGCACAAGGG ATGAAGAATTGGTATATGCGATTTCCAACTATTTTACAGACATGTGAGAGCACCATTGAAATGCTCAGGGGACAGTATGCTCATTCCGTTGGTTGTTACAATGAGGCAGCTTTTCATTTCATTGAAGCTGTAAAG CTCACAGAGAGCAAATCGATGCAAGCGCTATGCCAAATATATGCTGCCGTCTCCTACATATGCATTGGTGATTCAGAATCATCTACACAG GCACTTGACTTGATCGGACCAGTTTACAGCATGATGGATTCATTTGTTGGAGTTCGAGAGAAAACCAATTGCCTTTTTGCATATGGTCTTTTATTAATGAAACAACAAGATCTACAGGAAGCAAG AAACCGACTCGCCAAAGGTTTGCAAATGACACATAATCAGCTAGGGAACCTTCAACTTGTTTCACAGTATTTGACAATCCTTGGGAGTTTGGCACTGGCGCTGCATGACACTGGACAAGCAAGAGAAATTTTGAGATCATCCTTGACATTGGCAAAGAAGCTTTCTGATATCCCCACACAGATATGGGTGCTTTCTGTTTTGACAG CTTTATATCAAGAATTGGGTGAGAAGGGAAGTGAAATGGAGAATGTTGAGTTTCAGAAGAGTAGGATGGATGCTCTGCAACAGAAACTCGTTGATGCGCATTCTTCCATTCACCACATTGAACTA ATTGACACAATAAAGATTGAAGTCCAGCAATTTCGTGAGGTTAACAACCATCGTTCAGCCATGGGCCCACCCATGAGTGTCAATCTCGACATTCCAGAGTCTGTTGGCCTGTCTGCTCCGATGCCTGGTCATTCGACGACAAGGCTAGTAGATATAGACATAGGAAACATAAATAGACGCGGGAAGAGGAAATTGTAG